Within Eggerthella timonensis, the genomic segment AGGATTACGGTCATGTGCAGCGAAACGCCGCATGGCAGGACGTGCGCGCCGCTGCGGGCCCATCGCTCGGAGACGCGCTCGCGCTTCCGTCGTGGCAGGTGCGCTCGTCGTTCCAGGACGAGTTGCTGGTACCGGGCATGCCGCTCGCCGCCATGCCGGTGGAGTCGCTGTACAAGCCTTGGTCGTCGCAGGAAGGCAACGCGTTCGGCGCTGCCCTGGGGCTGTACCTCGGCGACCCGGCGCGGCATCTCGATGCGGTGTACGGACAGCTGGACATCCGCGTGCCCGAGGCGTTCGCCTCGATGCCCGACCATCTGACGCTCGAGCTGGAGCTGCTGGCGCTGCTGCTGGCGGCTGAAAACGATGCCGCCGCGCGCCAGCTGGCAGCCGACCACTTCGACTGGTTGGGCGATTACGATGCAGCGCTGGCAGACCGCGCCGACATGGTGGCGCACAACGGGGCGCTCGTGCCCGCACGTCGCCGGAACCTGCTGGACGGCATCGCGTTTCTGCGGGCGCTCACGGCGCTGGCGAACAGGATAACCCTCTCCGTCCTGGACGGGCGCGACGCATCGCTTCGCGCCTACGCTCAGGGCGACAGGCGATAGACAAGACGATCGAACGGCAAGAAAGGGAGGAAAGGAATGAGGGAAACAACGGTATCGCGTAGAACGTTCCTCAAGGGTTCGGCCGCAACGGCCGCGCTCGCCTGCGCAGCGGGTTCCATCTCGCTCGGCTCATGGCAGGCGGAGCGCGCCGCAGCGGCCGAACCGGGCGCGGTCAAAACGGCTCCGTCGCTGTGCAACGGCTGCTCCAGCAAGTGCGGGCTCGTGGCCACCACGGTGGACGGCCAGCTGTGGACGCTCAAAGGCAACGAGACGCACCCGTACGCGAAGGGGCGCATCTGCGGCCGCGGCCATGGCCTGGCCCAGATGGCGTACTCCGACGAGCGGGTGACTCAGCCGATGCGCCGCAAGGACGACGGCTCGTTCGAGCCCATCGACTGGGACACCGCGTTCACGGAGATCGGCGAGAAGACGAAGGCCATCATCGCGCAGAGCGGGCCCGAGTCGCTGGCCATCATCCAGGACCCGCGCCCCTCGGGCAAGCAATACTCCGCCCGCTTCATGAACGCGCTGGGCTCGGCGAACGTGTACGCGCACTCCTCGTCGTGCAACCTGTCGAAGGAGAGCGCCTACCAGCAGACCATCGGCGCCACGGGCTTCTCGAACGATTTCGCCAACGCCAAGATGGTCATGTTCATCGGGCGCAGCTACGGCGACGGCATCCGCCCCTCGTCGGTGCAGAGCCTGGCCGACGCGGCCGAGAACGGCACGCGCGTGGTCATCGTCGACCCGCGCCTCAACAATTCCGGCATCTTCGCCAGCGACTGGGTGCCCATCAATCCCGGCACCGATCTGGCCCTGCTGCTCGCCATGGCGAACGTGCTCATCGAAGAGGATCTGTACGACCACGAGTTCGTGGAGCAGAGCACCTACGGCTTCGACGAGTTCGCCGCGCAGGCCAAAGAGTACACGCCCGCGTGGGCCGAGAAGATCACCGACGTCCCGGCGGCCACCATCGAGGAGCTCGCCCGCGCCATGGCGAAGGCGGCTCCGGCGGCCTCCATCGAGTCGGGCTGGCGAGCCGTCATCGGCTGCTCGTACAACAACTCGTTCGACACGGCGCGCGCCATCACGGCCGTCAACGCGCTTCTGGGCAGCTGGGGCGCGAAGGGCGGAGCGCTGCTGACGTCCTCGCCGAAGGCCGGCGCCATCGAGGACGCTCGCTTCAAGGCGCCCGCGAAGCCCGAGGCCAAGCGTGTGGGCGACAAGGAGTACCCGCTCGCTCTCGCCAGCGCCGGCACGAACGTCGCCGCGTTGCAGGCCGCGCTCAACGGCGAGATGAAGGGCCTGTTCTTCTACAATTCGAACGCGGCGAAGGGCTATGCGCAGCCGAAGAAGTGGGCCGAAGCCCTCGAGAAGACCGACCTCGTGGTCACCATCGACGTGCAGATGTCCGAAACCGCGCTGCAGTCCGACTACGTGCTGCCCGAAGTGACGTACCTCGAGCGCCTTGAGCTTCCCGAGTTCGTGGGCGGCAAGAAGCACTTCGTGGGCATGCGCACCGTGGCCATCGACAAGGTGCATCCCGACACGAAGACGTGCGATGAGATCTTCAACGGCTTGGCGGAGGCGTGCGGCGTGGGCGAGTACTTCCAGTTCACCGCCGAGGATTGGGCCGAGGCGCAACTGGCCACCGTGGGCGTGACGCTCGACCAGATGAAGAAGGACGGCGTGGTGGAGCTGCCCGACCCGCACTTCGAGTACGGAACCCCCACGTTCAAGACGGCGTCGGGCAAGTTCGAGTTCAAAACCGACAAGGTGAGCGAGGCGGGTCTCAACCCGGTGATCGGCTGGGTGCCGCGCAAGGTGGAGCCGAAGGACGGCGAGTTCGCCATCATCGGCGGCAAGCAGGGCATCCATTCCCACACCATGACGCAGAACATCGCCGCGCTCAACGCCATCTCGCGCGAGTACCACATGGAGCGTCTGTGGATGGCCGCAAAGGACGCCGAGAACCTGGGCATCCAGACGGGCGACACGGTAGAGGTGTCGTCGAGCGAGCACACCGGCCAGGTGGAGGTACGCGTGACCCAGCGCCTCAAGCCCGGCGTCGTGTTCCTGCCCACGCATTACGGCGGAGACTCGCCGTACCAGACCCGCGCGTATCAGTACGGCATCAGCCTGACCGACTTCATCCCCCTCGACGCCGAGCCGGGCGTGGGATCGATGATGAGCCAGGAAGTAGCCGTCACAGTGAAGAAGGTGGAGGCGTAACATGGCACGCTACGGAATGCTCATCAACACGAAGAAGTGCGTCGGCTGCTCGGCCTGCCGCATCGCCTGCCAGATGAGGAACCATCTGGAACCCGAAGAATCGTTCATCACGTACCACGAGATCGAGACGGGGGAGTTCCCCAACGTCTACAACGAGGTCGTCCCCACCCAGTGCATGCACTGCGAGGACGCTCCCTGCGCGGCCGTGTGCCCGACGCACGCCACCTACATCACCGATTCCGGCGTGGTGCTGGTCGACGAGAACAAGTGCATCGGCTGCAAGTACTGCATGGCCGCGTGCCCCTACGGCGCCCGCATCGTGCAGGAGAAGACCGGCGTGGTGGAGAAGTGCCGCTTCTGCTGGGATGGCGAGAACCCGGGCAACCCGCCCGCATGCGTGGGCACCTGCATCTCGGGCGCTCGCATCTTCGGCGACCTGGACGATCCCGACAGCGAGATCAACCAGGCCATCGCGCGGTACCACGCGCAGCCGCTGGCCGACAATCTGACCGTATCCAAGATCTACTACGTGAGGTGATGAACCATGGTTTGGGGACCTATGATCGCATGGTACCTGTTTCTGGCCGGCGCGTCGGCGGGAGCGTTCCTGACGTCCGCGTTCGTCGAAGCCAAGTACCCTGAGAGCGTCAAGATGCGCGTCGCTGGCCGCATCATCGCTCCCGTGTTCGTCGGCATCGGCCTGCTCATGCTCATGCTGGATGCCGAAGCCGGGCTCATGAACCCGCTGCGCTTCTTCTGGCTCATCTCGAACCCCGGTTCGGTGATGACGCTGGGCGTGTACTTCATCTGCGTGTACATGCCGGTGACGCTCGTTGTCGCGCTGCTCGAGATCCTGAAGAAGCGCGTGCCGAAGTGGCTCACGTGGATCGGCATCGTGTTCGCGTTCGCGGTGGCCGCCTACACCGGCTTCCTGCTGGGCGTCGTGAAGGCGTACCCGCTGTGGAACAACGCCATCCTGCCCATCCTGTTCGTGGTGTCGGCGCTGTCGGCGGGCCTTGCGGCCACCTCCTTGGTGGGGCTCATCGTCGATCGCGAGCGCTTCGAGCAGATGTGGCTCATCAAGAAGTCGCACGTCATCCTGTCGGCCATCGAGATGGTGGTGCTGTTCACCATGCTCATCATCGTGGCGGCGGGCAGCTTCGAGGGCGCGGCGTCGGTGCAGTCGCTCGTGGTGGGGCAGTACGCCCCGGCGTTCTGGGGCGGTATCGTGCTGTTGGGCCTCGTGGCACCGTTCCTCATCGAGGGTTACCCGGTGTTCATCGCGAAGCGCGTCGAGACGTCGACCACCTCGCTCGTGGTCAGCGTCATCGGCGAGGCCGGCGTGCTGGTGGGCGGCTTCATGTTGCGCCTGCTGGTCATCTTGGCTGCGCTGCCGGTGCTGTTCCTGTAGTTCTCTCTCCTCTCGCTTATCCGCGCGTCCCGCTACTCCCTGGCGGGACGCGGGCGGACCGACCCCCTTCGGAGCCGCCGTTTCCCCTCCCGAGGGCGCCGCGCATCCCCCTCCGCGCGGCGCCCGCCTGTATTCGTACGAATCGAGGTGCCATCCATGGAAGACTCCCGCGTTCCGCATTGGGGCATGGTCATCGACCTTGCGAAATGCGTCGGGTGCGACTCGTGCACCGTCGCATGCAAAGCCGAGAACCGCACGCCGCCCGGCATCACGTACAACGTGGTGCTCGAGCAGGAGACGGGCGCGTACCCTAACGTGCGCATCGAGGCGGTGCCGCGTCCCTGCATGCAGTGCGAGAACCCGGCGTGCGTGTCGGTGTGCCCGGTGCGCGCCACGTACCGCGGCGAAGACGGCATCGTCGTGATCGACGCCGACCGCTGCATCGGCTGCAAGTACTGCATCGCCGCCTGTCCCTACGGCGCGCGCTCGGCCGACGAGGGATCGTCGTACGCTCTCGAGATGCAGGCCGCCGACCAGGTGACCGCGCCCGAGTACGGCGTGGATCGCGGCGCGCGCGGCGCGTATCGGGGCACGTACGGCACGGTGCGCAAGTGCACGTTCTGCGCGCACCGCATCGCCGAGGGCGAGGCGCCCGCATGCTGCGAGACGTGCATCGGCGATGCGCGGTACTTCGGCGACTTGAGCGACCCGGCGTCGAAGGTGGCGCAGCTGGCGGCCTCGCCGCGGGCGTTCCGCCTGCGCGAGGAGCTGGGCACGAACCCGTCCGTCTACTACCTGAAATGAGCGAGGTGAGAAGCTATGGCATCAACTGACAAGCAGAGGGCGCAAAGCGTGCAGGGGTCGGGCGGCCCGCGGCCGCGGACCTACGCGCTGCCGGCGCCGTTCTCGCGCCGCGCCACCGTGGCCTGGGCCGTCGTCGTGGGCGTGCTGCTGGCGGCGGGCGCGTTCTCCATGTTCGACCGGTTGGCGAACGGGCTGGGCATGGCCGGAGCCACGAACGCCGTGCCCTGGGGCCTGTGGGTGGTGGTGTACATCTGGTTCTCGGGGCTGGCGGGCGGCCTGTACCTGGTGTCGGCGCTCGTGTACCTGCTGAGGTTGCCGCGCTTCGCGCCCATCGCGCGCCTGTCGCTGGGCCTGAGCATCGTGTCGCTGATCGTGTCGATGGTCTTCATCGGCATCGACCTGGGCGCCATCCGGCATTCGCTGGGCACGTTGCTGTTCTTCCACTGGTCGTCGCCTTTGGCCTGGGAAATCAAGGCGTACGTGTTCTTCATGGCGATCGCCGTCGTGCAGTTCGCGCTCGTGCTGCTCAGCGACAAGCGCGCGGCGGAGGCAGCGGCGGGCGGCGACGGGGACGGCGATGCGGGCGCGGCTGCGGGCGCGTCGAGCGACGAGGGGCTCAGGCGGCGCGGCAACGTGAACCTGGCCATCCGCGTGCTGGCCGGCGTGGGCGTGGCCACGTCGTTCGTGGGCCCTCCGGGCGGCACGGGCATGTTCTTCGCCGCGGTGAAGACCCGCGGGCTGTGGGAGGGCGGCATCACGTCGGTGCTGTTCTACGTCATGGCCATCGTGACGGCTGCCGCGTTTCTGATCGTGGCGTACCGGCTGCTCGCGCGCTTGCGCGGCGCACGGCCGGACGCAGGCGCGCTCGCGGGGCTGAACCGCGTGCTGGCGGCGTCGCTGTTCGCGCTGGCGTTCTGCGTGTTCTTCCAGGTGGCGCCTGCGCTGTTGTCGGGCGACCCGGCGGTGGCAGCGGCCGTGCAGGTGATGGTGGCGGGTCCTTTGGCGCCGCTGTTCTGGCTGGGTGAGATCGGGCTCGGGCTCGTGGCGCCCGCGGTGCTGCTGGCGGTAGGCGCGGCGCGCTCGCGCAACGGACGCGCGGACGCGGCCGCAGGAGGCGCGTGGGCCGTGGGTGCGGCGCTCTCGGCGATGGCGGGCATCCTCGCGCTGCGCTACGTGCTGGTGGTAGCCGGGTTCTCGGTGCCGCTTCTGGCCAGCCTGCCGACCCCGGCGTACGTGCCCAGCGCGGGCGAGGTGATGGTGGCCGTGTTCGTGCTGGGCTTGGCCGTGGGCTGCTACGGCCTGGCCGTACGGCTGTTGCCACTCGAGCGCGTGGGCGCGAGCGAGGGCGAGGAGCGGTTGGAGAGCGCGTATGCGGAAACGGCGGCGGCATCTGATGCGGGTGCGGCGCCGCGCGACGAGGGCTCGTGGGCGAAGGAGGTGCGCGATGGAGGCGCAGCGTAGAGACGAAGAGCATCGGGATCCGGCAGACGAGCCGCAGCACGCGAGCATGTTCGGCACGCCGTCGCGTCGCGCGGTGATCGGCGCCGGGTGCGCGGTTGCCGCCGGCGCCGTGTTGGCCGGCGGCGGCCTGGGCGCCTACATGGCCGCCGACGACCCGCTGACCGACGAGCCGCACGGGCGCGGCTTTGCCACCGGCGCGTACGCGGCCGACGACGTGATCCTGTCGATGTGCAACAACTGCAACACGTACTGCACCATCAAGGTGCGCGTGGCCGACGCCGCCGACGGCGCAGGCGCGAACGAGGGCGCCACGGCGCTCGTGCGCAAGATCGCGGGCAACCCGTACTCGCCGCTCAATTCGCAGCCCTACGCGCCCGTCCCCTACGCGACGCGTCCCGAGGACGCGCTTGCCCCCGGCGACGACATGGCGGTTGCAGGTCGCGCAACGAACGGCGGCATGATCTGTCTCAAGGGCCAAGCGGGCATCCAGCTGGCGCATGATCGCTTCCGCATCGCGAAGCCCCTGCGACGCGTCGGCGCGCGCGGAAGCGACGAGTGGGAAACGGTGGACTGGGACACGGCGCTCGACGAGATCGTGCACGGCTCGCCGACCCTCGGCACGCCCGGTATTGCGGAATGGTACGCCTGGGCGCCGAAGAAGCAGGTGGAGGCCGATGTCGCGCTCGTGGAGTCCGGCGAGATGACCCAGGACGCGTTCGACGCGAAGTGGGCCGACATCCTCATCGACACGTCGCACCCCGACCTGGGCCCGAAGTCCAACTTGTTCTGCTCGGCCGGCGGCGATCGCATGTTCCTCATCGGCGACCGCCTCACGCAGCAGGGGTTCGGCTCCGTCAACAACTTCAACCACGGCGGCGTGTGCGGCATGACCGGCGTCATGGCCAACGTGCGCACGCATCCCACGACGAACCACAAGCGCATGTACGCCGACATCGACCACTGCGAATGCCTCATCATCTGGGGTACCGAGCCGATGACGGCGAACAAGGGGCCGTCGTGGCTGGCGCCGCGCCTGTCGGCGGCGCGCGAGCGCGGCATGAAGCTCTATGTGGTGGACCCGCGCCAGGGGCGCAGCGCGTCGAAGGCCGACGGGTGGCTGCCCGTGGTGCCCGGCAAGGACGCCGAGCTGGCTTTCGCCCTGATGTCGTGGATCGTCGCCAACGAGCGCTACGACGCCCGGTACCTGGCGGCGCCCGGAAAGAAAGCGGCCGCGGCGCTCGGCGAGCCCACGTGGTCGGATGCTACGCACCTCGTGGCGGTCGATCTGCCGAACCGCCCCGTCGTCACCGCGAAGCTGCTCGGGCGCTCAGGCGAGCCGGGCGCCGACGGCGAGCCGCTGGCCGAGGACGCGCGGTTCGTGCTCGTGGACGGCGAGCTGACCGCCGCCGACGCCGTTGAGGGCGCGGCCGATCTGCTGGCGGACGCCCAGGTGGAGGTCAAGGGCGCGCCGACGCGCGTGAAAAGCGTGTTCCAGCTTTTGAAGGAGCGCATCGAGGAGCGCACACTCGAGGAGTACGCCGCCGACGCGGGCATCGAGCCCGCCGTGGTGGAGGAGGTTGCGCGCGAGTTCACCTCGCACGGCAAGCGCGCCTGCGTCATGAGCTACCGCGGCCCGGCCATGCACGCCAACGGGTTCGACGCGGTACGCGCGGTGGGCTACCTCAACTTCCTCATCGGCAACCACGATTGGAAGGGCGGCCATATCGCCGCCGCCGCCAAGTTCGCCCCGTTCACGGGCCGCTACGACCTGCAGACGGTACCGGACGCGCACGCGGGCTGGGGCATTCCCATCACGCGCCAGAAGACGGAGTACGAGAAGACCAGCTACTTCAAGCAGGACGGCTACCCGGCACCCCGGCCATGGTACCCGCTGCCGGGAAACCTGTCGCACGAGATCGTCCCGACGCTGCGCGCCGGCTACGTGTACGACCACCTGGGCGCGCTGTTCGTCCACCGCCACTCGCTCGTGGATTCCACGCCGGGCGGCCAGCGCCTCGGCGACGTGCTGGGCGATCCCGCCAAGATCAACCTGCTCGTGTCGTTCGACGTGGAAATCGGCGACACGTCGCGCTTCGCCGACTTCGTGCTGCCCGACAAAACCTACCTCGAGCGGTTCAGCCAGGAGTCCATCTACCCCAACCAGCAGTACCAGCTCATCCAGCTGGGCCAGCCGGCCGTTCGCGCCTACGAGGGCCCGCGCTCGGTGGAGGACGTCTACCTCGACATCATGCAGCGCCTCGAGCTGCCGGGCGTGGGCGAGCATGCCGTTCCGGTGGGCAAGGGCGGCGCGGGCGGTGCGGCGGCGCTCTCGACCGAGCACGACTACTGGTTGAAGATGGCCGCGAACATCGCGTACGCCGGCGAGCAGCCGGTGCCCGACGCCGATGCCGACGAGCTGGCCCTGTTCGAGCGCGCCCGCACCCGTGCGTTGGGCGACGCCTTCGACCTCGCGACGTGGAAGGCCGCGGTCGCGGAAGAGGAGTGGCCGAAGGTGGTGTACGTCCTCAACCGCGGCGGGCGCTTCGCGTCGGCCGACCCGACGAAGGGAGACGGCTACGAGGGCGACCTCATCAAGACGCGCTACGCCGGGCTGTGCGCGTTCTACGATCCGAAGACGGCTTCGTTGAAAGACGCGCTGACCGGCGAGAACTTCGACGGCCTGGCCCATGCGGCGCCTGTCGCCTTCGCCGATGGCACGCCGATGGAGCGCCCCTCCGAGCGCCCGCTCGCGTTCATCAATTGGAAGGCCCGCACGAACGGCACGCACCGCACCATCGCCTCGTCGTGGCTGCGCGAGCTGACCACCGAGAACTTCGTGTGGATGGCGCCGGCCGATGCCGCCGAGCGCGGGTTGGCGAACGGCGACGCCGTGGAGATCGTGGGACCCGAGGGCGTGCTGGCCGGGCATGTGCGCGTGACCGAGGGCATCCGTCCCGGCGTGGTGGGTGCGAACTACTCGTTCGGACACGCGGGCTACGCCGCGCGTCCGATCGTCATCGACGGCGAGCGGGTTGGCCCGACGCCCGACTACTTGGAAGAGGAAGGCGTCCTCGATGGCGACGAGCCCGGCAAGCAGAAGACCGGCCTGGCCGGAGGACGCGGGCGCGGGTTCTGCATGAACGAGCTGCTGCCTGAGGAAAAGCTCGCCGGTGGAGGCGGCGTCTGCGACCCCATCGGGGGCGGCGCCGCGCAATTCGACCTCTGGGTGGACGTGCGGAAAGCGTAGAAGCGCCTTCTGCCGGACGGCGCTGGGCGGGTCGTGCGCTCGATACGGCTCGCCCCGCGCCCCGCGCCGGATACGGTCCGTCTTGTGGCGGTTTCCGACGGAAAACCGCGTTTCTGCGGGCACCCTCGTGCGATCCACGATGTATCGTTCTACGTTTTCCCAGTTCAGGAAAGCGATCCCCCAGCTCGGTTGCATGC encodes:
- a CDS encoding molecular chaperone TorD family protein, with the protein product MQRNAAWQDVRAAAGPSLGDALALPSWQVRSSFQDELLVPGMPLAAMPVESLYKPWSSQEGNAFGAALGLYLGDPARHLDAVYGQLDIRVPEAFASMPDHLTLELELLALLLAAENDAAARQLAADHFDWLGDYDAALADRADMVAHNGALVPARRRNLLDGIAFLRALTALANRITLSVLDGRDASLRAYAQGDRR
- a CDS encoding molybdopterin-containing oxidoreductase family protein, with product MRETTVSRRTFLKGSAATAALACAAGSISLGSWQAERAAAAEPGAVKTAPSLCNGCSSKCGLVATTVDGQLWTLKGNETHPYAKGRICGRGHGLAQMAYSDERVTQPMRRKDDGSFEPIDWDTAFTEIGEKTKAIIAQSGPESLAIIQDPRPSGKQYSARFMNALGSANVYAHSSSCNLSKESAYQQTIGATGFSNDFANAKMVMFIGRSYGDGIRPSSVQSLADAAENGTRVVIVDPRLNNSGIFASDWVPINPGTDLALLLAMANVLIEEDLYDHEFVEQSTYGFDEFAAQAKEYTPAWAEKITDVPAATIEELARAMAKAAPAASIESGWRAVIGCSYNNSFDTARAITAVNALLGSWGAKGGALLTSSPKAGAIEDARFKAPAKPEAKRVGDKEYPLALASAGTNVAALQAALNGEMKGLFFYNSNAAKGYAQPKKWAEALEKTDLVVTIDVQMSETALQSDYVLPEVTYLERLELPEFVGGKKHFVGMRTVAIDKVHPDTKTCDEIFNGLAEACGVGEYFQFTAEDWAEAQLATVGVTLDQMKKDGVVELPDPHFEYGTPTFKTASGKFEFKTDKVSEAGLNPVIGWVPRKVEPKDGEFAIIGGKQGIHSHTMTQNIAALNAISREYHMERLWMAAKDAENLGIQTGDTVEVSSSEHTGQVEVRVTQRLKPGVVFLPTHYGGDSPYQTRAYQYGISLTDFIPLDAEPGVGSMMSQEVAVTVKKVEA
- a CDS encoding 4Fe-4S dicluster domain-containing protein; translated protein: MARYGMLINTKKCVGCSACRIACQMRNHLEPEESFITYHEIETGEFPNVYNEVVPTQCMHCEDAPCAAVCPTHATYITDSGVVLVDENKCIGCKYCMAACPYGARIVQEKTGVVEKCRFCWDGENPGNPPACVGTCISGARIFGDLDDPDSEINQAIARYHAQPLADNLTVSKIYYVR
- the nrfD gene encoding NrfD/PsrC family molybdoenzyme membrane anchor subunit; this encodes MVWGPMIAWYLFLAGASAGAFLTSAFVEAKYPESVKMRVAGRIIAPVFVGIGLLMLMLDAEAGLMNPLRFFWLISNPGSVMTLGVYFICVYMPVTLVVALLEILKKRVPKWLTWIGIVFAFAVAAYTGFLLGVVKAYPLWNNAILPILFVVSALSAGLAATSLVGLIVDRERFEQMWLIKKSHVILSAIEMVVLFTMLIIVAAGSFEGAASVQSLVVGQYAPAFWGGIVLLGLVAPFLIEGYPVFIAKRVETSTTSLVVSVIGEAGVLVGGFMLRLLVILAALPVLFL
- a CDS encoding 4Fe-4S dicluster domain-containing protein; the encoded protein is MEDSRVPHWGMVIDLAKCVGCDSCTVACKAENRTPPGITYNVVLEQETGAYPNVRIEAVPRPCMQCENPACVSVCPVRATYRGEDGIVVIDADRCIGCKYCIAACPYGARSADEGSSYALEMQAADQVTAPEYGVDRGARGAYRGTYGTVRKCTFCAHRIAEGEAPACCETCIGDARYFGDLSDPASKVAQLAASPRAFRLREELGTNPSVYYLK
- the nrfD gene encoding NrfD/PsrC family molybdoenzyme membrane anchor subunit, coding for MASTDKQRAQSVQGSGGPRPRTYALPAPFSRRATVAWAVVVGVLLAAGAFSMFDRLANGLGMAGATNAVPWGLWVVVYIWFSGLAGGLYLVSALVYLLRLPRFAPIARLSLGLSIVSLIVSMVFIGIDLGAIRHSLGTLLFFHWSSPLAWEIKAYVFFMAIAVVQFALVLLSDKRAAEAAAGGDGDGDAGAAAGASSDEGLRRRGNVNLAIRVLAGVGVATSFVGPPGGTGMFFAAVKTRGLWEGGITSVLFYVMAIVTAAAFLIVAYRLLARLRGARPDAGALAGLNRVLAASLFALAFCVFFQVAPALLSGDPAVAAAVQVMVAGPLAPLFWLGEIGLGLVAPAVLLAVGAARSRNGRADAAAGGAWAVGAALSAMAGILALRYVLVVAGFSVPLLASLPTPAYVPSAGEVMVAVFVLGLAVGCYGLAVRLLPLERVGASEGEERLESAYAETAAASDAGAAPRDEGSWAKEVRDGGAA
- a CDS encoding molybdopterin dinucleotide binding domain-containing protein; protein product: MEAQRRDEEHRDPADEPQHASMFGTPSRRAVIGAGCAVAAGAVLAGGGLGAYMAADDPLTDEPHGRGFATGAYAADDVILSMCNNCNTYCTIKVRVADAADGAGANEGATALVRKIAGNPYSPLNSQPYAPVPYATRPEDALAPGDDMAVAGRATNGGMICLKGQAGIQLAHDRFRIAKPLRRVGARGSDEWETVDWDTALDEIVHGSPTLGTPGIAEWYAWAPKKQVEADVALVESGEMTQDAFDAKWADILIDTSHPDLGPKSNLFCSAGGDRMFLIGDRLTQQGFGSVNNFNHGGVCGMTGVMANVRTHPTTNHKRMYADIDHCECLIIWGTEPMTANKGPSWLAPRLSAARERGMKLYVVDPRQGRSASKADGWLPVVPGKDAELAFALMSWIVANERYDARYLAAPGKKAAAALGEPTWSDATHLVAVDLPNRPVVTAKLLGRSGEPGADGEPLAEDARFVLVDGELTAADAVEGAADLLADAQVEVKGAPTRVKSVFQLLKERIEERTLEEYAADAGIEPAVVEEVAREFTSHGKRACVMSYRGPAMHANGFDAVRAVGYLNFLIGNHDWKGGHIAAAAKFAPFTGRYDLQTVPDAHAGWGIPITRQKTEYEKTSYFKQDGYPAPRPWYPLPGNLSHEIVPTLRAGYVYDHLGALFVHRHSLVDSTPGGQRLGDVLGDPAKINLLVSFDVEIGDTSRFADFVLPDKTYLERFSQESIYPNQQYQLIQLGQPAVRAYEGPRSVEDVYLDIMQRLELPGVGEHAVPVGKGGAGGAAALSTEHDYWLKMAANIAYAGEQPVPDADADELALFERARTRALGDAFDLATWKAAVAEEEWPKVVYVLNRGGRFASADPTKGDGYEGDLIKTRYAGLCAFYDPKTASLKDALTGENFDGLAHAAPVAFADGTPMERPSERPLAFINWKARTNGTHRTIASSWLRELTTENFVWMAPADAAERGLANGDAVEIVGPEGVLAGHVRVTEGIRPGVVGANYSFGHAGYAARPIVIDGERVGPTPDYLEEEGVLDGDEPGKQKTGLAGGRGRGFCMNELLPEEKLAGGGGVCDPIGGGAAQFDLWVDVRKA